The following are encoded in a window of Actinomyces oris genomic DNA:
- a CDS encoding DeoR/GlpR family DNA-binding transcription regulator, with product MRIEDRHRQIVEQVRGAGRVLVTELAEHFDVTPETIRRDLTALDRSGALRKVHGGAIPAPALPETGVTQREQVNPTAKQAIARAALARLAPGPGTTLLIDAGTTTGSLARLLPGDTDLTVITNSVLTAACLAGAGRTRVRILGGQLRGLTQAAVGPEAVEALSTLRVDVAVLGANGLSAAHGLSTPDPDEATVKRAMVRSAHQVVALVDSTKIGQEHLVSFASLDDIDLLVTDVELPPALIDQLTATETEVLVA from the coding sequence ATGCGCATTGAGGACAGGCACCGCCAGATCGTGGAGCAGGTGCGCGGTGCAGGGCGGGTTCTCGTCACCGAGCTCGCCGAGCACTTCGACGTCACCCCGGAGACGATCCGCCGTGACCTGACCGCCCTGGACCGCAGCGGCGCCCTGCGCAAGGTCCACGGCGGCGCCATCCCCGCCCCCGCCCTGCCGGAGACCGGCGTGACCCAGCGCGAGCAGGTCAACCCCACCGCCAAGCAGGCCATCGCCCGCGCCGCCCTGGCGCGGCTCGCACCGGGGCCCGGCACCACCCTCCTCATTGACGCCGGAACCACCACCGGATCGCTCGCCCGCCTCCTGCCGGGCGACACCGACCTGACCGTCATCACCAACTCCGTCCTGACCGCCGCCTGCCTGGCCGGCGCCGGACGCACCCGGGTGCGGATCCTGGGCGGTCAGCTGCGCGGACTGACCCAGGCCGCCGTTGGCCCCGAAGCCGTCGAGGCCCTGTCCACCCTGAGGGTCGACGTCGCCGTCCTGGGAGCCAACGGCCTGAGCGCGGCCCACGGACTGTCCACGCCCGACCCCGACGAGGCCACCGTCAAACGCGCCATGGTGCGCAGCGCCCACCAGGTGGTGGCCCTGGTCGACTCCACCAAGATCGGCCAGGAGCACCTGGTCTCCTTCGCCTCCCTCGACGACATCGACCTCCTGGTCACTGACGTCGAGCTCCCGCCCGCACTCATCGACCAGCTCACCGCCACCGAAACCGAGGTCCTTGTCGCATGA
- a CDS encoding class I SAM-dependent methyltransferase translates to MSSEQLSDGSVETARYTHGHSAAVLSAHSRRGAADSAAYLLAHLRAGMDLLDVGCGPASITADLTERVAPGRVVALDAAAGALEAARATLRERGLSEQVELTSGDVMALPFEDASFDVVHAHQVLQHLADPVGALAEMRRVTRPGGIVAVRDAVYSAMTWFPEPAGMEQWRSVYMATARANGGEPNAGSRLLSWARAAGFADASASASTWCYATPADRAWQSQTWAQRCLTSFGPRAVELGLADRADLETMAQAWRQWGDSEDAWFVVVHGEVLARV, encoded by the coding sequence ATGAGTAGTGAACAGCTTTCGGACGGTTCCGTCGAGACGGCCCGCTACACCCACGGTCACAGTGCGGCGGTGCTCAGCGCGCACTCGCGGCGCGGCGCGGCGGACTCGGCCGCCTACCTGCTTGCCCACCTGCGTGCGGGAATGGATCTGCTCGACGTCGGCTGCGGACCGGCGTCCATCACCGCGGATCTCACTGAACGCGTCGCCCCGGGGCGGGTCGTCGCCCTCGACGCCGCGGCCGGCGCCCTGGAGGCGGCTCGGGCGACGCTTCGCGAACGGGGGCTGTCCGAGCAGGTGGAGCTGACCAGCGGGGACGTCATGGCCCTGCCCTTCGAGGACGCCTCCTTCGACGTCGTCCACGCCCACCAGGTCCTTCAGCACCTCGCGGACCCGGTGGGCGCCCTGGCCGAGATGCGCCGCGTCACCCGCCCCGGCGGGATCGTGGCCGTGCGCGACGCCGTCTACTCCGCCATGACCTGGTTCCCTGAGCCCGCGGGTATGGAGCAGTGGCGCTCGGTCTACATGGCCACCGCCCGGGCCAACGGAGGCGAGCCCAACGCCGGGAGCCGGCTGCTGTCCTGGGCCCGGGCGGCGGGTTTCGCCGACGCGAGCGCCTCGGCCTCCACCTGGTGCTATGCCACGCCCGCCGACCGGGCCTGGCAGTCGCAGACCTGGGCGCAGCGGTGTCTGACCTCCTTCGGGCCGCGGGCCGTCGAGCTGGGACTGGCGGACAGGGCCGACCTGGAGACGATGGCCCAGGCGTGGCGGCAGTGGGGAGACAGCGAGGACGCCTGGTTCGTCGTCGTGCACGGTGAGGTCCTGGCGCGCGTCTGA
- a CDS encoding 1-phosphofructokinase family hexose kinase: MILTLTPNPSLDRTVSLPGPLQRGAVQRLTGVVMEPGGKGVNVARVLSNAGRAATAVLPAAENDPILTALGALELPGLTVRSVPVAGPARINTAVTEPDGTTTKLNELGAGLSEEEIDAVEQALLETLTLTGVSAEADTHHWAVLSGSLPPGAPARWYARLVGLLREAASGLRIAVDTSDEPLAALAAELPASAPDLIKPNGEELGQLAGLPAERAMALEEGALRGDYGPVVDAARLLVGLGLGAVMVTLGPAGAVLVTADGAWHATAPEVPVVSTVGAGDSSVAGYILADVNGGDEAERLRTAMACGSAAASLPGTTLPTPADLPEQAAVVTRLS; encoded by the coding sequence ATGATCCTGACCCTCACACCCAACCCGTCCCTCGACCGCACCGTCTCCCTGCCCGGACCCCTCCAGCGCGGCGCCGTCCAGCGCCTGACCGGCGTCGTCATGGAACCGGGAGGCAAGGGCGTCAACGTCGCCCGCGTCCTGTCCAACGCCGGGCGCGCCGCCACCGCCGTCCTGCCCGCTGCCGAAAACGACCCCATCCTCACCGCCCTGGGCGCCCTCGAGCTGCCCGGCCTCACCGTGCGATCCGTGCCCGTGGCCGGACCCGCCCGCATCAACACCGCCGTCACCGAGCCCGATGGCACCACCACCAAGCTCAACGAGCTGGGGGCGGGCCTGAGCGAGGAGGAGATCGACGCCGTCGAGCAGGCCCTCCTGGAGACCCTCACCCTCACAGGCGTGTCGGCCGAAGCCGACACCCACCACTGGGCGGTCCTGTCCGGCTCCCTGCCGCCGGGCGCGCCGGCCAGGTGGTACGCCCGCCTCGTGGGGCTCCTGCGGGAGGCCGCCTCGGGGCTGCGCATCGCCGTCGACACCTCCGACGAGCCCCTGGCGGCCCTGGCCGCCGAGCTGCCCGCATCGGCCCCCGACCTCATCAAACCCAACGGTGAGGAGCTCGGTCAGCTCGCCGGCCTGCCCGCCGAGCGCGCCATGGCGCTCGAGGAGGGCGCCCTCCGGGGTGACTACGGTCCCGTCGTCGACGCCGCCCGACTCCTGGTGGGCCTGGGGCTCGGTGCCGTCATGGTGACCCTCGGCCCCGCTGGCGCCGTCCTGGTGACCGCCGACGGCGCCTGGCACGCCACCGCCCCCGAGGTCCCGGTGGTCTCCACCGTCGGCGCCGGGGACTCCTCGGTGGCCGGCTACATCCTGGCCGACGTCAACGGCGGCGACGAGGCCGAGCGCCTGCGCACCGCCATGGCCTGCGGCTCGGCCGCCGCCTCCCTTCCCGGAACCACCCTGCCCACGCCCGCCGACCTGCCCGAGCAGGCGGCCGTCGTCACCCGGCTCTCCTGA
- a CDS encoding CDP-alcohol phosphatidyltransferase family protein, with the protein MSTGQYPARARVAAWAVHILTMSGLVWASLAMLATIHPRREFTWMWVWLLVALVVDGVDGTLARRARVSEIIPWFDGGIVDIVVDYLTWTFIPAVFMYVALPMGPRPLAGLLMALVLSSSMFCYANKQWKSTDYYFVGFPAAWNIVALMFYVLQTPAVFNIIVTLIFVVLTLVPTHYAHPARVKRFRALNIGAVAVWFLATCWLVAIYPHRPLSLVAVLIVSGGWFLLAGVLRSIRGEESTAAAV; encoded by the coding sequence GTGTCGACGGGGCAGTACCCGGCACGGGCCCGTGTCGCCGCCTGGGCAGTGCACATCTTGACCATGTCGGGACTGGTGTGGGCCAGCCTGGCCATGCTCGCCACGATCCACCCCCGCCGGGAGTTCACGTGGATGTGGGTCTGGCTGCTCGTCGCCCTCGTCGTCGACGGCGTTGACGGCACCCTGGCCCGGCGCGCCCGGGTCTCGGAGATCATCCCCTGGTTCGACGGCGGCATCGTCGACATCGTCGTCGACTACCTCACCTGGACCTTCATCCCGGCGGTCTTCATGTACGTGGCTCTGCCGATGGGCCCCAGGCCGCTGGCGGGCCTGCTCATGGCCCTCGTCCTGAGCTCGTCGATGTTCTGCTACGCCAATAAGCAGTGGAAGTCCACCGACTACTACTTCGTGGGCTTCCCGGCCGCCTGGAACATCGTGGCCCTCATGTTCTACGTGCTTCAGACCCCGGCGGTCTTCAACATCATCGTCACCCTCATTTTCGTGGTGCTGACCCTGGTGCCCACGCACTACGCGCACCCGGCCCGCGTCAAGCGCTTCCGCGCCCTCAACATCGGTGCGGTGGCCGTGTGGTTCCTGGCCACCTGCTGGCTGGTGGCGATCTACCCGCACCGGCCGCTCAGCCTGGTCGCCGTCCTCATTGTCTCGGGCGGGTGGTTCCTGCTCGCCGGGGTGCTGCGCTCGATCCGCGGGGAGGAATCGACTGCGGCAGCGGTGTAG
- the gdhA gene encoding NADP-specific glutamate dehydrogenase, producing the protein MQDVVEKVYEQVVARNRGEVEFHQAVHEVLESLGPVIAKHPHYADGALLERIVEPERQIMFRVPWVDDAGQVHVNRGFRIEFNSALGPYKGGLRFHPSVNAGIIKFLGFEQIFKNALTAQGIGGGKGGSDFDPHGRSDAEVMRFCQSFMTELARHIGPSTDVPAGDIGVGGREIGYMFGQYKRLRNSYDAGVLTGKGLAWGGSLVRTEATGYGTVLFAQSMLATRGESLEGKKVLVSGAGNVAIYAIEKAQQLGATPITFSDSSGYVVDEAGVDLELLKQVKEVERGRVADYVERRPGARLVTGGSVWDVPGDVALPCATQNELDGDAANTLLRGGCGVVSEGANMPSTPEAVEAFQKAGILFGPGKAANAGGVATSALEMEQNAGRTRWDFATAEAKLTGIMADIHDSCVAAAEEYGRPGDYVLGANAAGFTRVADVMIAHGIV; encoded by the coding sequence ATGCAGGACGTTGTCGAAAAGGTCTATGAGCAGGTTGTGGCTCGCAACCGTGGAGAGGTCGAGTTCCATCAGGCCGTCCACGAGGTGCTCGAGTCCCTCGGTCCCGTCATCGCCAAGCACCCCCACTACGCCGACGGCGCCCTCCTGGAGCGCATCGTCGAGCCCGAGCGCCAGATCATGTTCCGGGTCCCGTGGGTCGACGACGCCGGCCAGGTTCACGTCAACCGCGGCTTCCGCATCGAATTCAACTCCGCGCTGGGCCCCTACAAGGGCGGCCTGCGCTTCCACCCCTCGGTCAACGCCGGAATCATCAAGTTCCTCGGCTTCGAGCAGATCTTCAAGAACGCCCTGACCGCCCAGGGCATCGGCGGCGGCAAGGGCGGCTCCGACTTCGACCCGCACGGCCGCTCCGACGCCGAGGTCATGCGCTTCTGCCAGTCCTTCATGACCGAGCTGGCCCGCCACATCGGCCCCTCCACCGACGTGCCCGCCGGCGACATCGGCGTGGGCGGCCGCGAGATCGGCTACATGTTCGGCCAGTACAAGCGCCTGCGGAACTCCTACGACGCCGGTGTCCTCACCGGTAAGGGCCTGGCCTGGGGCGGCTCCCTCGTGCGCACCGAGGCCACCGGCTACGGCACCGTGCTCTTCGCCCAGTCCATGCTCGCCACCAGGGGCGAGTCCCTCGAGGGCAAGAAGGTCCTCGTCTCCGGAGCCGGGAACGTGGCGATCTACGCCATCGAGAAGGCCCAGCAGCTCGGTGCCACCCCCATCACCTTCTCCGACTCCTCCGGCTACGTCGTCGACGAGGCCGGGGTGGACCTCGAGCTGCTCAAGCAGGTCAAGGAGGTCGAGCGTGGTCGCGTGGCCGACTACGTCGAGCGCCGTCCCGGTGCCCGCCTCGTGACCGGCGGCTCCGTGTGGGACGTCCCCGGCGACGTCGCCCTGCCCTGCGCCACCCAGAACGAGCTCGACGGCGACGCCGCGAACACCCTGCTGCGGGGCGGCTGCGGCGTGGTCTCCGAGGGCGCCAACATGCCCTCCACCCCGGAGGCCGTCGAGGCCTTCCAGAAGGCCGGCATCCTCTTCGGCCCCGGTAAGGCCGCCAACGCCGGTGGCGTAGCGACCTCCGCCCTCGAGATGGAGCAGAACGCCGGCCGCACCCGCTGGGACTTCGCCACCGCCGAGGCCAAGCTGACCGGCATCATGGCCGACATCCACGACTCCTGCGTCGCCGCGGCCGAGGAGTACGGCCGCCCCGGCGACTACGTGCTCGGCGCCAACGCGGCCGGTTTCACCCGCGTCGCCGACGTCATGATCGCCCACGGCATCGTCTGA
- a CDS encoding TIGR01777 family oxidoreductase — MSTHASPSERSSRRGDPGLLVVAGAGLIGSRLADLARDHGWRIRILHRSAAGQAPREGIEVDDSGREHAWWAPAERLLPPGALEGARAVVCLSGAPIAPRPWTPARRRELAASRLSTTALIARVAAGLPPAGRPEVLLSGSATGFYGDRGDEILTEASGPGQGFLSELCRRWESAAGPAAQAGLRTVQSRTGLVVSSSGGLGRILGAAYRVGAGARLGRGDQWQPWIGLEDAAAGLLWAIEHDDVHGPVNLTAPEPARNRDLHRLLSRAGGPPSIAVVPQLLLDRAGRAGAAGGAGSVGGMLAELLGASQRAVPQALLASGFRFTAPDAASIWALGT; from the coding sequence ATGAGTACTCACGCCTCCCCCTCAGAGCGGTCCAGCCGGCGCGGCGACCCGGGGCTGCTCGTCGTGGCCGGAGCGGGCCTCATCGGATCCCGCCTGGCGGACCTGGCCCGGGACCACGGCTGGAGAATCCGGATCCTCCACCGCAGCGCAGCGGGCCAGGCACCTCGGGAGGGCATCGAGGTCGATGACTCCGGCAGGGAGCACGCCTGGTGGGCGCCCGCCGAGCGCCTCCTGCCGCCCGGCGCCCTGGAGGGCGCCAGAGCCGTGGTCTGCCTGTCGGGCGCACCGATCGCGCCGCGCCCCTGGACACCGGCGCGCCGTCGCGAGCTGGCGGCCTCACGCCTGTCCACCACCGCCCTCATCGCCCGGGTCGCCGCGGGCCTGCCCCCGGCCGGGCGACCCGAGGTCCTGCTGAGTGGATCGGCCACCGGCTTCTACGGGGATCGGGGCGATGAGATCCTCACCGAGGCCAGCGGCCCGGGCCAGGGATTCCTGTCCGAGTTGTGCCGGCGCTGGGAGTCGGCTGCGGGCCCGGCGGCGCAGGCCGGGCTGCGCACGGTCCAGTCCCGCACGGGCCTGGTGGTCAGCTCCTCGGGCGGGTTGGGCAGGATCCTCGGCGCCGCCTACCGGGTTGGGGCGGGGGCCCGGCTGGGCCGCGGCGACCAGTGGCAGCCGTGGATCGGCCTGGAGGATGCCGCCGCCGGGCTCCTGTGGGCCATCGAGCACGACGACGTCCACGGGCCGGTCAACCTGACCGCGCCCGAGCCGGCGCGCAACCGCGACCTCCACCGCCTGCTGTCCCGCGCCGGCGGCCCGCCCTCGATAGCAGTCGTGCCCCAGCTCCTGCTGGACCGAGCGGGCAGGGCCGGGGCGGCCGGGGGTGCTGGAAGCGTCGGCGGGATGCTCGCCGAGCTGCTCGGTGCCTCCCAGCGAGCAGTGCCTCAGGCGCTGCTCGCCTCCGGATTCCGCTTCACCGCGCCGGACGCGGCCTCGATCTGGGCGCTGGGCACCTGA
- a CDS encoding PTS fructose transporter subunit IIABC produces the protein MTENKPLIIPELVALDADAGPGKEDVIEFLAATVAGAGRASSPDGLAADAKKRESTAPTGIPGGIAIPHCRSSHVLAPSLGFARLAQPVDFGAADGQAADLIFMIAAPDGADDFHLQLLAKLARGLMQTEFTDALRQAADAEEITRIVTQQVQPELLDGGEGAEDSAASEAGEAGSAADSAAGSGAAQTKAAAASSAPAEGETVIVGVSSCPTGIAHTFMAAEALEQAGKDRGITVAIEGQGSGKIDALDPELIKRASAVIFAHDLPVKGRERFAGKPVIDVGVKAAVNDAGSLVDKALAAVDDPSAARVPAGGESSEESEEGSEHWARRLQRSVMTGVSYMIPFVAAGGLLIALGFLLAGYDVANLYEKISISDYSLWNLPGNEFVHEIKNSAGDVVGTETITVSQSGLLLYIGWTLFLLGQAAMSFLVPALAGYISFGLAGRPGIAPGFVMGVVAVEVGAGFIGGLVGGILAGYFAAWLAGLGVPAWLRGLMPVVIIPLGTTLVVGAVMYLVLGLPLAALMTALQDGLTSMSGGGSAVLLGVILGLMMCFDLGGPVNKAAYLFGTAGLSAASASNTAPYEIMATVMAAGMVPPLAMSAATFLRSRLFTKAEVENGRSAWLLGLSFISEGAIPFAAADPLRVIPATMAGGAVTGAMTMAMHVGSRAPHGGVFVAFAITNFGGFLLAILAGTVVSTALVIVLKGLGRNADGKKGVEAQAAAAA, from the coding sequence ATGACCGAGAACAAGCCCCTCATCATCCCCGAGCTGGTCGCGCTCGACGCCGACGCCGGCCCGGGCAAGGAAGACGTCATCGAGTTCCTGGCCGCCACCGTGGCCGGCGCCGGCCGGGCCTCCAGCCCCGACGGCCTGGCCGCCGACGCCAAGAAGCGCGAGTCCACAGCCCCCACCGGGATCCCCGGCGGCATCGCCATCCCGCACTGCCGCAGCTCTCATGTCCTGGCCCCCAGCCTCGGCTTCGCCCGCCTGGCGCAGCCGGTCGACTTCGGGGCCGCCGACGGGCAGGCCGCCGACCTCATCTTCATGATCGCCGCCCCCGACGGCGCCGACGACTTCCACCTCCAGCTCCTGGCCAAGCTCGCCCGCGGACTCATGCAGACCGAGTTCACCGACGCCCTGCGCCAGGCCGCCGACGCCGAGGAGATCACCCGGATCGTCACGCAGCAGGTTCAGCCCGAGCTGCTCGACGGCGGGGAGGGGGCCGAGGACAGCGCGGCCAGTGAGGCCGGTGAGGCCGGAAGTGCCGCGGACTCGGCCGCAGGGTCCGGTGCCGCGCAGACCAAGGCCGCTGCGGCGTCGTCGGCCCCGGCGGAGGGCGAGACCGTCATCGTAGGGGTCTCCTCCTGCCCCACCGGCATCGCCCACACCTTCATGGCTGCCGAGGCCCTGGAGCAGGCCGGCAAGGACCGCGGCATCACCGTGGCCATCGAGGGACAGGGCTCGGGCAAGATCGACGCCCTCGACCCCGAGCTCATCAAGCGGGCCAGCGCCGTCATCTTCGCCCACGACCTGCCGGTCAAGGGCCGCGAGCGCTTCGCCGGCAAGCCCGTCATCGACGTCGGCGTCAAGGCCGCCGTCAATGATGCCGGCTCCCTGGTGGACAAGGCTCTGGCCGCCGTCGATGACCCGAGTGCCGCCCGCGTGCCGGCCGGCGGCGAGTCCAGTGAGGAGAGCGAGGAGGGTTCCGAGCACTGGGCCCGGCGCCTGCAGAGGTCCGTCATGACCGGGGTGTCCTACATGATCCCCTTCGTGGCCGCCGGCGGTCTGCTCATTGCGCTGGGCTTCCTCCTGGCCGGGTACGACGTGGCCAACCTCTACGAGAAGATCTCCATCAGCGACTACTCCCTATGGAACCTGCCCGGTAACGAGTTCGTTCACGAGATCAAGAACTCGGCCGGCGACGTCGTCGGCACCGAGACGATCACCGTCTCGCAGTCCGGGCTGTTGCTGTACATCGGGTGGACGCTGTTCCTGCTGGGGCAGGCGGCCATGAGCTTCCTCGTCCCGGCGCTGGCCGGCTACATCTCCTTCGGGCTGGCCGGAAGGCCCGGGATCGCGCCCGGGTTCGTCATGGGGGTCGTTGCGGTCGAGGTCGGGGCCGGGTTCATCGGCGGCCTGGTCGGCGGCATCCTCGCGGGCTACTTCGCGGCCTGGCTCGCCGGGCTCGGCGTGCCGGCCTGGCTGCGGGGGCTCATGCCCGTGGTCATCATCCCGCTGGGCACGACGCTGGTGGTCGGCGCCGTCATGTACCTGGTCCTCGGTCTGCCGCTGGCCGCCCTCATGACCGCGCTGCAGGACGGGCTGACCTCCATGTCCGGGGGCGGGTCGGCCGTGCTGCTCGGCGTCATCCTCGGGCTCATGATGTGCTTCGACCTGGGCGGGCCGGTCAACAAGGCCGCCTACCTGTTCGGCACCGCGGGACTGTCCGCGGCCAGCGCCAGCAACACTGCTCCCTACGAGATCATGGCCACCGTCATGGCCGCAGGCATGGTGCCGCCACTGGCGATGTCCGCTGCGACCTTCCTGCGCTCGCGGCTGTTCACCAAGGCCGAGGTCGAGAACGGGCGCAGCGCCTGGCTGCTGGGACTGTCCTTCATCTCCGAAGGCGCCATCCCCTTCGCCGCCGCCGACCCGCTGCGCGTCATCCCGGCCACGATGGCCGGCGGCGCGGTCACCGGTGCGATGACCATGGCGATGCACGTCGGCTCGCGCGCGCCCCACGGCGGCGTGTTCGTCGCCTTCGCCATCACCAACTTCGGTGGCTTCCTCTTGGCGATCCTGGCCGGGACGGTGGTGAGCACCGCGCTGGTCATCGTCCTCAAGGGGCTGGGGCGCAACGCCGACGGCAAGAAGGGTGTTGAGGCGCAGGCCGCGGCTGCCGCCTGA
- a CDS encoding bifunctional metallophosphatase/5'-nucleotidase, whose translation MRLRPTRAVRVSAVMCALTLTALSPFPLSPPAGADEPAAPAAPPAAGATTIDLLGITDLHGHISRTTQTDSGTGQTSVEDPGAVTLACEVSSARAANPNTLFVSAGDSVGGSAYVSSILQDRPTMEALNAMSLDVSALGNHELDQGLTDLETRILPASNFPILAANVSGSTPLSAEGGGKGTFIKEVGGVRVGFVGVVTDELPTLVSPSALSTLTLSPAVAAANARAAELKDGDLANGEADVVVVLSHEDAASTATSFSKNVDAVFSGHTHVPFAKTVTGAEGNQIAVVQADHYGWALGRIRLSYDPASRKTSVVSADNKDLRGSSCTTDAYGVAGIVSQAEKDSAAEGGKPLAKIGSDFLRGSDGSGPGANRGTESTASNLIAESFRSWLATDIQPTGSTRYVGIMNPGGVRADLLYAASGSEGDGVLTSGEAYTVQPFGNEMAYTTLTGAELKALLSQQWQPGSSRPVLTLGLSRNVDVLTEATTDPAYGGEAGAAPAIREILVDGKPLADGDSVVVASNSFLLTGGDGYTVLKDKPVTNTGVLDRDVTSTYLASFGDKPVTADYSKRQTAMTVGPVYVSSGGARSTDTVSVTLDSLAYTNPTEQAAGARRVRVSAGDKEILTKDLDLTVNPTGPTTGRGDFNLTFPTDAPTRACRTVQATTCRWALVETLDAAGAVLNRFSVEIEDEDAADPGAGPGDSTATGADAAEDGAGGKAASTPQGGPGAGETSAGGGTEPSAGSGAQPAATAAPAASGAPAQAAGAERPNQAASDGPLARTGASLGAGVLALALLVVGGYLILRRRRQVA comes from the coding sequence ATGCGACTGCGCCCCACGCGGGCCGTCAGGGTCAGCGCCGTCATGTGCGCGCTGACTCTGACAGCCCTCAGTCCCTTCCCGCTCAGCCCTCCCGCCGGTGCTGACGAGCCGGCCGCCCCGGCTGCCCCTCCGGCCGCCGGTGCCACCACCATCGACCTGCTGGGCATCACCGACCTGCACGGCCACATCTCCCGGACCACTCAGACGGACAGCGGTACCGGGCAGACATCCGTCGAGGACCCCGGTGCTGTCACGCTGGCCTGCGAGGTCTCCTCCGCCCGCGCCGCCAACCCCAACACGCTGTTCGTCTCCGCCGGAGACTCCGTGGGTGGATCGGCCTACGTCTCCTCCATCCTCCAGGACCGCCCCACTATGGAGGCGCTCAACGCGATGTCCCTGGATGTCTCCGCCCTGGGCAACCACGAGCTCGACCAGGGCCTGACCGACCTGGAGACGCGCATCCTGCCCGCCTCGAACTTCCCGATCCTGGCCGCCAACGTCTCCGGCTCGACTCCCTTGAGCGCCGAGGGCGGCGGCAAGGGAACCTTCATCAAGGAAGTCGGCGGTGTGCGCGTCGGCTTCGTCGGTGTCGTCACCGATGAGCTTCCCACCCTCGTGTCGCCCTCGGCCCTGTCCACTCTCACCCTGAGTCCGGCGGTCGCCGCCGCCAACGCCCGTGCCGCCGAGCTCAAGGACGGCGACCTGGCCAACGGTGAGGCCGACGTCGTCGTCGTGCTCAGCCATGAGGACGCGGCCTCCACGGCCACGAGCTTCTCCAAGAACGTCGACGCCGTCTTCTCCGGGCACACCCACGTGCCCTTCGCCAAGACCGTCACCGGCGCCGAGGGCAACCAGATCGCCGTCGTCCAGGCCGACCACTACGGCTGGGCGCTGGGCCGCATCCGCCTGAGCTACGACCCCGCCAGCCGGAAGACCTCAGTGGTCAGCGCCGACAACAAGGACCTGCGCGGCTCGAGCTGCACCACCGATGCCTACGGCGTCGCCGGAATCGTGTCCCAGGCGGAGAAGGACTCCGCCGCCGAGGGCGGCAAGCCGCTGGCCAAGATCGGCTCGGACTTCCTTCGCGGCTCGGACGGCTCGGGCCCCGGCGCCAACCGCGGCACGGAGTCCACTGCCTCCAACCTCATCGCCGAGTCCTTCCGCAGCTGGCTCGCCACCGACATCCAGCCGACCGGCTCCACCCGCTACGTGGGCATCATGAACCCCGGCGGCGTGCGCGCCGACCTGCTCTACGCCGCCTCCGGCTCGGAGGGCGATGGGGTCCTGACCTCGGGGGAGGCCTACACGGTCCAGCCCTTCGGCAACGAGATGGCCTACACGACCCTCACCGGCGCCGAGCTCAAGGCGCTGCTGTCCCAGCAGTGGCAGCCCGGCTCCAGCCGCCCCGTGCTCACCCTGGGGCTGTCCAGGAACGTCGACGTCCTCACCGAGGCCACCACCGATCCCGCATACGGGGGCGAGGCCGGAGCCGCCCCCGCGATCCGCGAGATCCTCGTCGACGGCAAGCCGCTGGCCGACGGCGACAGCGTCGTCGTCGCCTCCAACTCCTTCCTGCTGACCGGCGGCGACGGCTACACCGTCCTGAAGGACAAGCCCGTGACCAACACCGGCGTCCTCGACCGCGACGTCACCTCCACCTACCTGGCCTCCTTCGGCGACAAGCCCGTCACAGCCGACTACTCCAAGCGGCAGACCGCGATGACCGTGGGGCCCGTGTACGTCAGCTCAGGTGGCGCGCGCAGCACCGACACGGTCTCCGTGACCCTGGACTCCCTGGCCTACACCAACCCCACCGAGCAGGCCGCCGGCGCCCGGCGTGTGCGCGTCAGCGCGGGGGATAAGGAGATCCTGACCAAGGACCTCGACCTCACCGTCAACCCCACCGGCCCGACCACCGGGCGGGGCGACTTCAACCTCACCTTCCCGACCGACGCCCCCACGCGTGCCTGCCGCACGGTCCAGGCCACCACCTGCCGCTGGGCCTTAGTCGAGACCCTCGACGCCGCAGGTGCGGTTCTCAACCGGTTCTCGGTCGAGATCGAGGATGAGGATGCGGCCGACCCCGGAGCGGGCCCGGGCGACAGCACGGCGACGGGCGCTGACGCTGCGGAGGACGGGGCCGGCGGCAAGGCGGCATCCACCCCGCAGGGCGGCCCTGGTGCTGGTGAGACCTCCGCGGGAGGCGGCACCGAGCCGTCTGCGGGTAGCGGCGCGCAGCCCGCAGCCACCGCCGCTCCAGCCGCGTCCGGAGCGCCCGCCCAGGCGGCCGGAGCCGAGCGCCCGAACCAGGCGGCCAGTGATGGTCCTCTGGCCCGCACCGGAGCCTCACTTGGCGCGGGGGTACTCGCCCTCGCGCTGCTCGTCGTCGGCGGCTACCTCATCCTGCGCCGCAGACGGCAGGTCGCCTGA